From Myxococcus xanthus, a single genomic window includes:
- a CDS encoding efflux RND transporter permease subunit gives MRTEAPDSWMNRILRSSFARPGLTVVLALALSAFGAVALKGLTRDVFPDLSAPIFNVIVQNPAMGAQELETAVAIPMEVALAGLPEVRRIRSTSQLGVTQLTVEFEPDADYFRSRQYVVERVAQAQSELPPGTDAPLVSSLTGRLNEVFEFTLEAEPGAAELMTLRDLAEFEVKNRLLAVPGVAGVERLGGYLRQFQVQLDPDQMVARGITLNQVEHALEGANLNASGGFVVQGPMEWTVRAVGRAESVEDLRDTVVAVRDSTPVLLGDVADIREAPAVRRGIAHRLKGEVVSCRVIKQFGADTQQVTAGIRVAIQELKQGLPPGVQLRIVYDQSVLVDSALGGVSRAILLGAVLVVLVLFLLLGDWRAALIVTLTLPLSLALAGVLLKFAGIGINTMTLGGLAIAVGLLVDAAIIVTENIVHRLREAKGKASRRDVALAASMEMARPIAFATLIVVSVFIPLFAMTGIEGRMYQPLAAAVVACLTASLGLALTLVPVASGLFLRAPREGQPEDVWLIRKIKHVYAPMLEACMRHAGLVRLVALAVTVPALSLAFVVGSDFMPKLDEGALLLQTVLPPEASLEEVDRLNHLVEDALLKFPEVEDVVRRTGRAERTEDPMPHTLSDVLVILKPERGRSMEELEAAMREAVGQVPGVSTLFTTPLGMRIDEGLGGSPADISVRIFGPELETLAGLAERAQAIMAKVKGVEDLRAEKLTGLPQLRITVNRAAVARVGLTPGDVIHAVKVGMVGQEFAQVWKGQRRYDLLLRLADHRRGDATAIRGLLVDGHDGTRIPLSQLATIEETFGAGSIRREAGSRRIAVEASVAGRDLGSTAAEVRERLASELKLPTGYFLDMGGRVESQQRAAQAMTVAIAVALLAVFILLYLALGSLAESLVIIATLPDAFVGGILALLIAGETWNVSSLVGLIGLFGIAVQNGLVLVAQTKLLMQHGKPFDEAIREASIGRVRPKLMTAGTAILGLLPLLVLPLHGTEVERPLAVVMVGGLVTSTLFTLLVLPTFYAFVHGWQERVTQRLAARKAARAQTSVEP, from the coding sequence ATGCGCACTGAGGCCCCCGACTCCTGGATGAACCGCATCCTGCGGTCCTCCTTCGCCCGGCCTGGTCTCACCGTGGTGCTGGCCCTGGCGCTCTCCGCCTTCGGCGCGGTGGCGCTCAAGGGGCTGACGCGCGACGTGTTCCCGGACCTGTCCGCGCCCATCTTCAACGTCATCGTGCAGAACCCGGCGATGGGCGCGCAGGAGCTGGAGACGGCCGTGGCCATCCCCATGGAGGTGGCACTCGCGGGCCTGCCCGAGGTGCGCCGCATCCGCTCCACCTCGCAGTTGGGCGTCACCCAGCTCACGGTGGAGTTCGAGCCAGACGCCGACTACTTCCGCAGCCGGCAGTACGTCGTCGAGCGCGTGGCCCAGGCGCAGAGCGAGCTCCCACCCGGCACGGACGCGCCGCTGGTCTCCAGCCTCACCGGGCGGCTCAACGAGGTGTTCGAGTTCACCCTGGAAGCGGAGCCCGGCGCGGCGGAGCTGATGACGCTGCGGGATTTGGCCGAGTTCGAGGTGAAGAACCGGCTGCTCGCCGTGCCCGGTGTCGCCGGTGTGGAGCGCCTGGGTGGCTACCTGCGCCAGTTCCAGGTGCAGCTCGACCCGGACCAGATGGTGGCGCGCGGCATCACCCTGAACCAGGTGGAGCACGCGCTGGAGGGCGCGAACCTGAACGCCTCGGGCGGCTTCGTGGTGCAGGGCCCCATGGAGTGGACGGTGCGCGCGGTGGGGCGCGCGGAGTCCGTGGAGGACCTGCGCGACACCGTGGTCGCCGTGCGCGACAGCACGCCCGTGCTGCTGGGTGACGTGGCCGACATCCGCGAGGCCCCCGCCGTACGCCGGGGCATCGCCCACCGGCTGAAGGGCGAGGTGGTGAGCTGCCGTGTCATCAAGCAGTTCGGCGCGGACACACAGCAGGTGACGGCGGGCATCCGCGTCGCCATCCAGGAGCTGAAACAGGGCCTGCCGCCCGGTGTGCAGCTTCGCATCGTGTATGACCAGTCGGTGCTGGTGGACTCCGCGCTGGGCGGCGTCAGCCGGGCCATTCTGCTGGGCGCGGTGCTGGTGGTGCTCGTGCTCTTCCTGCTCCTGGGAGACTGGCGCGCGGCGCTCATCGTCACGCTCACCCTGCCCTTGTCCCTGGCGCTGGCGGGTGTGCTGCTGAAGTTCGCCGGCATCGGCATCAACACGATGACGCTGGGAGGACTGGCCATCGCCGTGGGCCTGCTGGTGGACGCGGCCATCATCGTCACGGAGAACATCGTCCACCGCCTGCGTGAAGCGAAGGGCAAGGCTTCGCGGCGCGACGTGGCGCTGGCGGCGTCCATGGAGATGGCCCGGCCCATCGCCTTCGCCACGCTCATCGTCGTCTCCGTGTTCATCCCCCTGTTCGCCATGACGGGCATCGAGGGGCGCATGTACCAACCGCTCGCCGCGGCCGTGGTGGCCTGCCTGACGGCGTCGTTGGGGCTGGCGCTGACGCTGGTGCCGGTGGCGTCCGGGCTCTTCCTCCGCGCGCCCCGCGAAGGACAGCCCGAGGACGTGTGGCTCATCCGCAAAATCAAGCACGTCTACGCGCCCATGCTGGAGGCGTGCATGCGCCACGCGGGCCTCGTGCGACTGGTGGCCCTGGCCGTCACCGTGCCCGCCCTGTCACTGGCCTTCGTGGTGGGCAGCGACTTCATGCCCAAGCTGGATGAAGGCGCGCTGCTGCTCCAGACGGTGCTGCCGCCGGAGGCCTCGCTGGAGGAGGTGGACCGGCTCAACCACCTGGTGGAGGACGCGCTGTTGAAGTTCCCGGAGGTGGAGGACGTGGTGCGCCGCACGGGCCGCGCGGAACGCACGGAGGACCCGATGCCGCACACGCTGTCGGACGTGCTCGTCATCCTCAAGCCGGAGCGGGGACGTTCGATGGAGGAGCTGGAAGCCGCGATGCGCGAGGCGGTGGGACAGGTCCCTGGCGTGTCGACGCTGTTCACCACGCCCTTGGGCATGCGCATCGATGAAGGGCTCGGCGGCAGCCCCGCGGACATCTCCGTTCGCATCTTCGGGCCGGAGCTGGAGACGCTGGCCGGACTGGCCGAGCGGGCGCAGGCCATCATGGCGAAGGTGAAGGGCGTGGAGGACTTGCGGGCGGAGAAGCTGACCGGCCTTCCCCAGCTCCGCATCACCGTGAACCGCGCCGCAGTGGCGCGCGTGGGCCTGACACCCGGGGACGTCATCCACGCCGTGAAGGTGGGGATGGTGGGCCAGGAGTTCGCCCAGGTGTGGAAGGGCCAGCGCCGCTATGACTTGCTGCTGCGGCTGGCGGACCACCGCCGGGGCGACGCCACCGCCATCCGGGGTCTGCTGGTGGACGGGCATGACGGCACGCGCATCCCGTTGAGCCAACTGGCCACCATCGAGGAGACATTCGGCGCGGGCAGCATCCGCCGCGAGGCGGGCAGCCGGCGCATCGCGGTGGAGGCCAGCGTCGCGGGCCGGGATTTGGGCAGCACAGCGGCCGAGGTGCGCGAGCGGCTGGCGTCGGAGCTGAAGCTGCCGACCGGTTACTTCCTGGACATGGGCGGCCGGGTGGAGAGCCAGCAGCGCGCCGCGCAGGCGATGACGGTCGCCATCGCGGTGGCCCTGCTCGCGGTGTTCATCCTCCTCTACCTGGCGCTGGGCTCGCTGGCGGAGTCGCTGGTCATCATCGCCACCCTTCCAGACGCCTTCGTCGGAGGCATCCTGGCGCTGCTCATCGCCGGGGAGACATGGAACGTGTCCAGCCTGGTGGGCCTCATCGGCCTGTTTGGCATTGCCGTCCAGAATGGCCTGGTGCTGGTGGCGCAGACGAAGCTGCTCATGCAGCACGGAAAGCCCTTCGATGAGGCCATTCGAGAGGCGAGCATCGGCCGCGTCCGCCCCAAGCTGATGACGGCTGGCACCGCCATCCTGGGCCTGCTGCCGCTGCTGGTCCTGCCACTGCACGGCACGGAAGTGGAGCGCCCCCTGGCCGTCGTCATGGTGGGCGGGCTCGTCACCTCCACGCTGTTCACCCTGCTGGTGCTGCCCACCTTCTATGCCTTCGTGCACGGGTGGCAGGAGCGGGTGACACAGCGGCTGGCCGCCCGGAAGGCTGCTCGGGCCCAGACGTCCGTGGAGCCCTGA
- a CDS encoding aromatic ring-hydroxylating oxygenase subunit alpha, translating into MSSREEGRTSGTPAGHISVVHLPNAWFILCASSELGDKPLARTLQGSPLVLFRGEGGKPAALVDRCPHRNVPLSLGRVKEGQLQCGYHGWRFDGAGQCRAIPGFLGEPGARARCATAHATREQDGFVWVYSTPGVEPTTEPYRFPLLEAREYTTVRRTLRAPGSLHSTLENTLDVPHTAYLHGGLFRTEEKRNEIDVVVRRSADKVEAEYIGEPRPSGLVGRLLAPGGGVVQHFDRFLMPSIAQVEYRIGDTSHIMVTSAMTPVSDWDTLVYAVVTFRLPLPRWLVRAALPLLMPVALHIFGQDARILRQQTETIRRFGTEAYASTEIDVLGPGILRLLRAAEREKPGAVGDAVHETRLKMRT; encoded by the coding sequence ATGAGCTCTCGCGAGGAGGGGCGCACCTCCGGTACGCCCGCTGGACATATCTCCGTCGTCCACCTGCCCAACGCCTGGTTCATCCTCTGTGCTTCGAGTGAGCTGGGAGACAAGCCCCTGGCACGCACGCTCCAGGGCTCGCCCCTGGTGCTCTTCCGAGGTGAGGGCGGCAAGCCCGCGGCCCTGGTGGACCGCTGCCCGCACCGCAACGTGCCGCTGTCGCTGGGCCGGGTGAAGGAAGGCCAGCTCCAGTGCGGCTACCACGGCTGGCGTTTCGACGGCGCGGGGCAGTGCCGCGCCATCCCTGGCTTCCTGGGCGAGCCCGGCGCGCGTGCTCGCTGTGCCACGGCGCATGCCACGCGTGAGCAGGATGGCTTCGTCTGGGTCTACTCCACGCCGGGCGTCGAGCCCACCACGGAGCCCTACCGCTTCCCGCTTCTGGAGGCGCGCGAATACACCACCGTGCGCCGCACGCTTCGGGCCCCCGGCTCGCTGCACTCCACGCTGGAGAACACGCTGGACGTGCCCCACACCGCGTACCTCCATGGCGGGCTGTTCCGCACCGAGGAGAAGCGGAACGAAATCGACGTGGTGGTGCGCCGGAGCGCGGACAAGGTGGAGGCCGAGTACATCGGCGAGCCGCGTCCCAGCGGGCTCGTGGGCCGGCTGCTCGCGCCGGGTGGCGGGGTGGTACAGCACTTCGATCGCTTCCTGATGCCCTCCATCGCCCAGGTGGAGTACCGCATTGGTGACACCAGCCACATCATGGTGACCTCCGCGATGACGCCCGTGTCGGACTGGGACACGCTGGTGTACGCGGTGGTGACGTTCCGTCTGCCATTGCCCCGCTGGTTGGTGCGCGCGGCGCTCCCGCTCCTCATGCCCGTGGCGCTCCACATCTTCGGGCAGGACGCGCGCATCCTCCGGCAGCAGACGGAGACCATCCGCCGCTTCGGCACGGAGGCCTATGCCTCCACGGAAATCGACGTGCTCGGTCCCGGCATCCTCCGCCTGCTGCGCGCCGCCGAGCGCGAGAAGCCTGGCGCCGTGGGGGACGCGGTGCATGAAACACGACTGAAGATGCGGACCTGA
- a CDS encoding four-helix bundle copper-binding protein, which produces MTPAEVMNADSDMRQCIEACLACHRICMETLTYCLGMGGKYAEARHLRLLMDCAEICQTSANFMLRGSELHSRTCFACSEVCGRCAESCAQMGEDVVMNACADMCTQCSDLCWKMGGGVMSQTPNPEAAQRAADLPA; this is translated from the coding sequence ATGACCCCAGCCGAAGTGATGAATGCCGACAGCGACATGCGCCAGTGCATCGAGGCCTGCCTGGCCTGTCACCGCATCTGCATGGAGACGCTGACGTATTGTCTGGGAATGGGTGGCAAGTATGCGGAGGCCAGACACCTGCGCTTGCTGATGGACTGCGCGGAAATCTGCCAGACGAGCGCGAACTTCATGCTGCGGGGCTCGGAGCTACACAGCCGCACCTGCTTCGCCTGCTCGGAAGTTTGCGGGCGCTGCGCGGAGTCCTGCGCCCAAATGGGCGAGGACGTGGTGATGAATGCCTGCGCGGACATGTGCACCCAGTGCTCGGATTTGTGCTGGAAGATGGGCGGCGGTGTCATGTCGCAGACGCCCAACCCGGAGGCCGCCCAGCGCGCCGCCGACCTTCCCGCATGA
- a CDS encoding heavy metal translocating P-type ATPase, which yields MPQHPSHVPHSRTPPPSPAGEAPAIDPVCGMKVDPNAPKGGHLEHAGLTYAFCNPRCRERFRADPERYLSPAETAPEPTPAPGTLYVCPMDPEVRQSHPGACPKCGMALEPETLPVQESRVEYVCPMHPEVVKDGPGTCPKCGMALEPRTVLAEEPPDPELQSMRLRFRVGLALTAPLLVLAMSDMLPGQPVQRAVSAGVLAWAQLVLATPVVLWVGWPFFQRGWASVRNRHLNMFTLIALGTGAAYLFSVFATLLPRALPQGLRTGHGGSAPLYFEAAAVIVTLVALGQVLELRARHATSGALRALLSLAPPVARRMGEDGHEEDVPLASVQSGDTLRVRPGEKVPVDGVVLQGASAVDESMVTGESLPVEKAPGAQVTGGTVNGTGSLVMRAERVGQDTLLSRIVQRVSEAQRTRAPIQRLADKVAGVFVPVVIAVAVVTAGVWAIWGPEPRLVHAVVNAVAVLIIACPCALGLATPMSVMVGTGRGAQAGVLIRDAAALERLEAVDTLVVDKTGTLTEGKPRLVTVVPAPGFEEARLLRLAASLERGSEHPLAAAIVAGAKARGVTLAPVEDFRSLTGKGVVGRVEGASVALGNAALTEALQVHGGELTSRAEALRAEGETVVLVAVEGKAAGLLGVEDPVKSSTPEALALLREEGLRVVMLTGDSQTTADAVARRLGITEVIAGVLPEAKGDAVRKLQQEGRVVAMAGDGVNDAPALAQADVGIAMGTGTDIAMESAAVTLVKGDLRAIARARRLSQGTLRNIRQNLFFAFIYNAVGVPVAAGVLYPVFGLLLSPIFASAAMSLSSVSVIGNALRLRKLKL from the coding sequence ATGCCCCAACACCCTTCGCACGTGCCGCATTCCCGCACGCCCCCTCCCTCTCCGGCCGGGGAGGCGCCTGCCATCGACCCCGTCTGCGGCATGAAGGTGGACCCGAACGCCCCGAAGGGCGGTCACCTGGAGCACGCCGGGCTGACCTACGCCTTCTGCAATCCCCGGTGCCGGGAGCGGTTTCGCGCGGACCCGGAGCGCTACCTCTCGCCCGCGGAGACCGCGCCGGAACCGACGCCGGCGCCGGGGACCCTGTACGTCTGCCCCATGGACCCGGAGGTCCGCCAGTCGCATCCCGGCGCCTGCCCCAAGTGCGGCATGGCGCTGGAGCCAGAGACGCTTCCCGTCCAGGAATCCCGCGTGGAGTACGTGTGCCCCATGCATCCGGAGGTGGTGAAGGACGGCCCGGGGACCTGCCCCAAGTGCGGCATGGCGCTGGAGCCGCGCACGGTGCTGGCGGAGGAGCCGCCGGACCCGGAGCTGCAATCCATGCGGCTGCGCTTCCGCGTGGGCCTGGCGCTCACTGCGCCGCTGCTCGTGCTGGCCATGTCGGACATGCTTCCCGGGCAGCCCGTGCAACGCGCGGTGTCCGCGGGCGTGCTGGCCTGGGCGCAGCTCGTGCTGGCCACGCCCGTGGTGCTCTGGGTGGGCTGGCCCTTCTTCCAGCGTGGCTGGGCGTCGGTGCGCAACCGGCACCTCAACATGTTCACCCTCATCGCGCTGGGGACGGGCGCGGCGTATCTGTTCAGCGTCTTCGCCACACTGCTGCCGCGGGCCCTGCCACAGGGACTGCGCACGGGGCACGGCGGCTCCGCGCCCCTCTATTTCGAAGCCGCCGCCGTCATCGTCACCCTGGTCGCGCTGGGACAGGTGTTGGAGCTGCGCGCCCGGCACGCGACTTCCGGTGCGCTGCGGGCGCTGCTGAGCCTCGCGCCGCCAGTGGCGCGGCGAATGGGAGAGGACGGTCACGAGGAGGATGTGCCGCTCGCGAGCGTCCAGTCTGGGGACACGCTGCGCGTGCGCCCCGGAGAGAAGGTGCCCGTGGACGGCGTGGTGCTCCAAGGGGCCAGCGCGGTGGATGAGTCCATGGTGACGGGCGAGTCGCTGCCCGTGGAGAAGGCCCCGGGCGCGCAGGTGACGGGCGGGACGGTGAATGGCACAGGCTCATTGGTGATGCGCGCCGAGCGCGTGGGCCAGGACACGTTGCTCTCCCGCATCGTCCAGCGCGTGAGTGAAGCGCAACGCACCCGCGCGCCGATTCAGCGGCTCGCCGACAAGGTGGCGGGCGTCTTCGTGCCGGTGGTCATCGCGGTGGCGGTGGTGACGGCGGGCGTGTGGGCCATCTGGGGCCCCGAGCCCCGGTTGGTGCACGCGGTGGTCAACGCGGTGGCGGTGCTCATCATTGCCTGCCCCTGTGCGCTGGGGCTGGCCACGCCCATGTCCGTCATGGTGGGCACCGGGCGCGGCGCCCAGGCGGGCGTCCTCATCCGCGACGCGGCGGCGCTGGAGCGGCTGGAAGCGGTGGACACGCTGGTGGTGGACAAGACGGGCACGCTCACCGAGGGCAAGCCGCGCCTCGTGACGGTGGTGCCCGCGCCGGGCTTCGAGGAGGCGCGGCTGCTGCGGCTGGCCGCGAGCCTGGAGCGTGGCAGTGAGCACCCGTTGGCCGCGGCCATCGTCGCGGGCGCGAAGGCGCGTGGCGTGACGCTGGCGCCCGTGGAGGACTTCCGCTCGCTCACGGGCAAGGGCGTCGTGGGCAGGGTGGAGGGCGCCTCCGTGGCCCTGGGCAACGCGGCCCTGACGGAAGCGCTCCAGGTGCATGGCGGGGAACTGACCTCCCGGGCCGAGGCGCTGCGGGCAGAAGGCGAGACGGTGGTGCTGGTGGCGGTGGAGGGGAAGGCAGCGGGGTTGCTCGGCGTCGAGGACCCGGTGAAGTCCTCCACGCCGGAGGCCCTCGCGTTGCTGCGCGAGGAAGGGCTTCGGGTGGTGATGCTCACGGGCGACAGTCAGACGACGGCGGACGCGGTGGCGCGGCGCCTGGGCATCACCGAGGTCATCGCTGGCGTGTTGCCGGAGGCGAAGGGCGACGCCGTCCGGAAGCTCCAGCAGGAGGGGCGGGTGGTGGCCATGGCGGGAGATGGCGTCAACGACGCGCCCGCGCTGGCGCAGGCGGACGTGGGCATCGCCATGGGCACCGGGACGGACATCGCGATGGAGAGCGCGGCCGTGACACTGGTGAAGGGGGACCTTCGGGCCATCGCTCGGGCACGCCGCCTGAGCCAGGGCACGCTGCGCAACATCCGGCAGAACCTCTTCTTCGCCTTCATCTACAACGCCGTGGGTGTGCCGGTGGCGGCGGGCGTGCTGTACCCTGTCTTCGGTCTGCTCCTCAGTCCCATCTTCGCCAGTGCCGCGATGAGCCTCTCGTCGGTGTCCGTCATCGGCAATGCGCTCCGGCTGCGGAAGCTGAAGCTGTAG
- a CDS encoding chloride channel protein has translation MAGRREPLDEEQSALHDSWDTVLRTVGRVVLGTVLIWGVCSALRYGVHATSDTLLAFASGRSLWWAPLVLAGVLLLGGLLRGLLNRRPGWSDVASDGVNVALFNYHITYEDPADDPRPRYSRPAIRLALRKAVATLLTLGTGASGGLEGPVVLVGESLGAGVARITRARSEHTLRTCQLAGIAAAVGTLLNAPFAAALFALEVVYGNRIVYRKLAYCLLAGIIAYALNNRLLGFKPIFVAPPHPHTYTLGEYGLTALVAVAVSAPVALLFGLTMKHTRQVVERVSPVLRGAMGALCTILVAGGLYYGAGMDFRHVLGMGEYTIAQLLADTPGPLSLWWYLLLIVGGKLLTTGFTVQSGGSAGMLIPSMVLGGVSGAATAQMLASVTGTGPADVTVFVVVGIASALVAVVGVPLAAIALVLEVFGSAYGPPAVLACCVTYVLTLRLSVYNEQRREQAVEAEPVASACSTRS, from the coding sequence ATGGCTGGCCGTCGAGAGCCCCTGGACGAAGAGCAGAGTGCTCTTCACGACTCGTGGGACACGGTGCTGCGCACGGTGGGCCGGGTGGTCCTGGGCACGGTGCTCATCTGGGGGGTGTGCTCGGCGCTGCGGTACGGCGTCCATGCCACCAGTGACACGCTGCTGGCGTTCGCGTCGGGGCGGAGCCTCTGGTGGGCGCCGCTGGTGCTCGCGGGCGTGCTGCTGCTGGGCGGACTGCTGCGAGGGCTGCTCAACCGCCGGCCCGGCTGGAGCGACGTGGCCTCGGATGGGGTGAATGTCGCGCTCTTCAACTACCACATCACCTACGAGGACCCGGCGGACGACCCGCGCCCTCGCTACTCACGGCCCGCCATCCGGCTCGCCCTGCGCAAAGCGGTGGCCACGTTGCTCACGCTGGGCACCGGCGCGTCGGGCGGGCTGGAGGGTCCGGTGGTGCTGGTGGGCGAGTCCCTGGGCGCGGGCGTGGCCCGCATCACCCGTGCCCGCTCCGAGCACACGCTGCGCACCTGCCAACTGGCGGGCATCGCCGCGGCGGTGGGAACGCTGCTCAACGCGCCGTTCGCCGCCGCGCTCTTCGCGCTCGAGGTCGTCTACGGCAACCGCATTGTCTACCGGAAGCTGGCGTACTGCCTGCTGGCGGGAATCATCGCGTACGCGCTCAACAACCGCCTCCTCGGCTTCAAGCCCATCTTCGTGGCGCCGCCGCACCCGCACACGTACACGCTGGGGGAGTACGGCCTCACCGCGCTGGTGGCCGTGGCGGTGTCCGCGCCCGTCGCGCTGCTGTTCGGCCTGACCATGAAACACACGCGCCAGGTGGTGGAGCGCGTCAGCCCGGTGCTGCGCGGCGCCATGGGGGCGCTGTGCACCATCCTGGTGGCCGGAGGGCTCTACTACGGCGCGGGCATGGACTTCCGGCACGTGCTGGGCATGGGCGAGTACACCATCGCCCAGCTGTTGGCGGATACGCCGGGGCCGCTGTCGCTGTGGTGGTACCTGCTGCTCATCGTGGGTGGGAAGCTGCTCACCACGGGCTTCACGGTGCAGTCGGGTGGCTCGGCGGGCATGCTCATCCCCAGCATGGTGCTGGGCGGCGTGTCGGGCGCGGCCACGGCGCAGATGCTCGCGTCGGTAACGGGCACGGGGCCGGCGGATGTGACGGTGTTCGTGGTGGTGGGCATCGCCTCCGCGCTGGTGGCGGTGGTGGGCGTTCCACTGGCGGCCATTGCCCTGGTGCTGGAGGTGTTCGGCTCCGCGTATGGCCCGCCCGCCGTCCTCGCCTGCTGCGTCACCTACGTGCTGACGCTGCGGCTGTCCGTCTACAACGAGCAGCGCCGCGAACAGGCCGTGGAGGCGGAGCCCGTCGCGAGTGCGTGTTCAACGCGTTCATGA
- a CDS encoding MbnH family di-heme enzyme, whose protein sequence is MAWRVGRRAGVLAVLAWLGAGCGGKDGEAERYVWKLPTGFPTPRVPADNPMTEEKVQLGRRLFFDVRLSRNETQSCASCHDPARAFTEPLMTSQGSTGETHRRNSQGLANVAYATSLTWANPSLTTLEAQALVPLFGKEPVELGFGDREEELLGRLRAVPELEAEFQRAFPEAVEPVSVATLTRALASFQRTLISGNSAYDRYVYGNDVEAMTRQQKRGMELFFSERLECDHCHSGFNFQDATVHETTSEPIFPYHNTGLYNVDGQGAYPAKDPGLIELTGRPEDMGRFRAPSLRNVAVTGPYMHDGSLATLSDVLDHYAAGGHARRVRGGEASPLQSGFVRGFTLTAEEKEDVLAFLESLTDTEFLTDPRFSDPSSVP, encoded by the coding sequence ATGGCGTGGCGCGTGGGAAGAAGAGCAGGGGTACTGGCGGTGCTGGCCTGGCTGGGCGCGGGTTGTGGCGGCAAGGACGGCGAGGCGGAGCGCTACGTGTGGAAGCTGCCCACGGGGTTTCCCACGCCGCGAGTGCCCGCGGACAATCCGATGACGGAGGAGAAGGTGCAGTTGGGCCGGAGGCTCTTCTTCGACGTGCGCCTGTCACGGAACGAGACGCAGTCCTGCGCGTCCTGCCATGACCCGGCGCGGGCCTTCACCGAGCCCCTGATGACGTCGCAGGGCAGCACGGGCGAGACGCACCGCCGCAACTCCCAGGGGCTGGCCAACGTCGCCTATGCCACGAGTCTCACCTGGGCGAATCCCTCGCTCACGACGCTGGAGGCGCAGGCGTTGGTGCCCTTGTTCGGCAAGGAGCCGGTGGAGTTGGGCTTCGGTGACAGGGAAGAGGAGTTGCTCGGCCGACTGCGCGCGGTCCCGGAACTGGAGGCGGAGTTCCAGCGCGCGTTTCCGGAGGCCGTGGAGCCCGTGTCCGTGGCCACGCTGACGCGGGCGCTGGCGTCGTTCCAGCGCACCCTCATCTCCGGCAACTCCGCGTATGACCGCTATGTGTATGGCAATGACGTGGAGGCCATGACGCGGCAGCAGAAGCGGGGCATGGAGTTGTTCTTCTCGGAGCGGCTGGAGTGTGACCATTGCCACTCCGGCTTCAACTTCCAGGACGCCACGGTGCACGAGACGACGTCCGAGCCCATCTTCCCCTACCACAACACGGGCCTGTACAACGTGGACGGGCAGGGGGCGTATCCGGCGAAGGACCCGGGCCTCATCGAGCTGACGGGCCGTCCCGAGGACATGGGCCGCTTCCGCGCGCCGTCCCTGCGCAACGTGGCCGTCACCGGGCCGTACATGCATGACGGCAGTCTGGCCACGCTGTCGGACGTGCTGGACCACTACGCCGCGGGAGGACACGCGCGGCGGGTGCGCGGCGGCGAGGCCAGTCCGCTGCAAAGTGGCTTCGTGAGAGGCTTCACGTTGACCGCGGAGGAGAAGGAAGACGTCTTGGCGTTCCTCGAGTCGCTCACCGACACGGAGTTCCTGACGGACCCGCGCTTCTCGGACCCGTCCAGCGTGCCGTGA
- a CDS encoding MbnP family copper-binding protein, giving the protein MLPFALLGVLGCGDGMEVAIPFEARVGSEPFACGRIYTGVGTTGTTYEPMDLRVYLHDVRLVTADGIEVPLKLEQDGRWQTRGTALLDFADKAGLCTNGTQATNLRITGTAPEGTYTGLRFKLGVPETQNHLDVSTAPSPLNDTSLYWGWRSGYLFTRIEGRTKGLPEGHVMHLGSTDCAPPPEGQTNGTAGCTFGNRPEVALDSFDLASGKVVLDLGALFSGSNLDENAEVPNTSVGCMSQQADPDCAPVFSRMGLTHRSQELAPGPQAFIKAE; this is encoded by the coding sequence ATGCTTCCCTTCGCGCTGCTGGGCGTCCTGGGCTGTGGCGATGGCATGGAAGTCGCCATCCCCTTCGAGGCCCGGGTGGGCAGCGAGCCCTTCGCATGTGGCCGCATCTACACCGGGGTGGGGACGACCGGGACGACGTATGAGCCCATGGACCTGCGCGTGTACCTGCACGACGTCCGGCTCGTCACGGCCGACGGCATCGAGGTGCCACTGAAGCTCGAGCAGGACGGGCGGTGGCAGACACGAGGCACGGCGCTGCTCGACTTCGCGGACAAGGCGGGCCTGTGCACCAACGGCACGCAGGCGACGAACCTGCGAATCACCGGCACGGCGCCCGAGGGCACCTACACCGGCCTGCGCTTCAAGCTGGGCGTGCCGGAGACGCAGAACCACCTCGACGTGTCCACGGCGCCCTCGCCGCTGAACGACACGAGCCTCTACTGGGGCTGGCGCTCGGGCTATCTCTTCACGCGCATCGAAGGCCGGACGAAGGGACTTCCCGAAGGGCACGTCATGCACCTGGGGAGCACGGACTGTGCACCGCCGCCGGAGGGCCAGACGAACGGCACCGCGGGATGTACGTTCGGCAACCGTCCGGAGGTGGCCCTGGACTCGTTCGACCTGGCGTCTGGCAAGGTGGTGCTGGATTTGGGGGCGCTCTTCTCAGGCTCGAACCTGGACGAGAACGCGGAGGTGCCCAACACCTCCGTGGGGTGCATGTCGCAGCAGGCGGACCCGGACTGCGCGCCCGTGTTCAGCCGGATGGGGCTGACGCACCGGAGCCAGGAGCTGGCACCGGGGCCTCAGGCGTTCATCAAGGCGGAGTAG